GAAAAGACATGATCTGGGGCATATCTTTTGCAGACATCCCttagtggtgtctcttcctctcttatataaagagaggaggtcttGCTCATTCTTTATTAATTGTTTTTGAAAACATCTTTAGAAGCAAACCCCaataaatactttttttttttgtgtttaaaCTTGGTCGGAGGGTGAGATCACCCGCGACTTTCGCCGGCGTCTGAGGACGCTTCCGGCGGCCACCGGCGGTGATCCATCCATCAAAATTCTCAGAATTCCGAGCTCTACCTAACTGTATgatttgtttcaactttcaccGGCTAAAAAAATCGGCAGAAAGCCTATGTCCGTACGGGTTTtcccaaaaattgaaaaaaccctaaaaacttaattttaaacaaaaaatttcgaTTCCCTTAGTatgatctatttttttttaatccatatAGGTTCGAAACGGATCTATGAAGATTATGATATCACATGCTAGAATAGTTTGATCCAAACAGGGACAAAACCataaaagccaggatctccatagggtgTTTAAGAACAcagtcaaataaataatagagaacATGGATAGAACCATTAACCTTGTTTCAcatccataatgatgatgatcgcagcgaaaaataaagaccaaagatctaggtgcttcccctctattcccaaagtaactagcttgatgagaataccatATGCACAAAGATGAtaaacactgaatatctccctctctttctagaaTGCACTACTCAACAGAAATTGATAACTAAAAGTTGTGacgggtagaggggggacctagctctctttatataatAATTCTTAGAGGGCTCCACTCAGcatagtcccaataggaatctatctgcccacactaaagccagtctacataggattcctaatataacccaatgacccccttaattagGCGAATACTATAATTAGTCTGAGTtttaagttatttaatattaatccaCAATAGGATTATTAATTCTATTCTAAATAGAATTCTAACAAATTATACTATGAAAATATGAATTACTTGGAAACCTATCCATTCATAAATTCATTATACCATGTGAAGTTGAGCGAATTTATAAATACTAAGGATATCAAAAtatcatatattatatatgatgTGGTTTTCCTTTATTAATGTCTTGCTGACCGAaatatttgccacatggaatAAGGGTGTTAATTGGTGTTAATTGGTCCGATTCTAGGATATCGATCTGATTCTTTAATGGTTTTGACCTTAAAGGGTCAAGATTAGAATCGAACTAATAAGTTAATCAGTTCCAAATATGAGATTCGGGACCATTAACTATTGGGTGGGCCGATTCCAGTTCCTAATTGTTTCCAACTagtccaaaatttaaaaatatatattacgGTTCCAAATCTGAGATCCTGGACCATTAACTATTGGATGGGCCAATTCCGGTTCCTAATCATTTCCAACCagtctaaaatttaaaaatttatatattccccaacctattttacatatattcaataatattataatatgaCATAATTTtaatcacatgagatatgcaaCTCACCATaaattttttcccttaaaatcaCGAAACTAGTTCAGATTACCTCTTGTCCAATATCCAAccaattaataagtaggaacaccacCACCCTCATAAATTAAGATTATTTTAAGGCATATTCTTAAGGTAACATTTCCAAATGGACTTTTAAATTAACAGTTGAATCTTTGATAGAATAGTATATGAGACCAAATGtatcaattaaatttttttttttggtaagacggtatcaattaaaattaaaagactaaaaaaataaCAGGCTTGACCTTGGCTCTCATGATTTTAAATCTTAAGAATTTAGGATGTGAATTCATCTCAATTCCACTGGTTGCAATTCAACAATTCCTAATCGGTCAATTAGTTCTAGAACCGTTAggagaccaataacttaattgGTAAATTCAGAATGGACGAATAACTTAATCAATAGATCCAGAACCACACAAATAATATAATACATAATATCACAACCCCACAAAGAGCCCCTTATGAGACTGGACCGAGCCcaattttaaatttttggatCACGCGAGTCACACACTATGGAATGGATTGTCGCTCTCAATTGTCATTTAATTGGTGACCTCGGTCAGGTCAATTTATGGTAACCCAGTTGTTGTTAGGTTTGCCATCAGAATTCATGTCTGGAGAAGTGCTGCATACTCTGGCCCAATCCTCTCTGTCCCTCGATCTTGTGTCCCATTTTCTTTATTGGGCCACCTCGTCTCCACTTTCATGGTAACATCGctttctcattctcttcttcttcttctccttcttctccttggcTTCGTCAATAAAAAGACACTGCAATTTCTCGACAATGGTGGCAATATCTTGCTGTTACCAAAGCCCGAGTGCAACTCCTTGGTTGGGAAATTTCATTGTGGTTCTAGCTCGATAATAAATTGATCTAAATCTGTAGCCTGATattgaaaaaatcaaaattgactGGAAACCTAAAGttccttaatggtttggttttggtctcattTAGATCGAAATCGATTCAACCTAACCAAAAAACCAGGCCAAACCAatgtttgacacccctaactggtggtggtggcagggAAATTAagtaattttgatttcatttcttttttaacaTGTCAAATGACATATTTTACCCCTGTTACTaacacatgctcattaaagtggaGTGCATGATACCacttgaaattgattttaatttcaACATTGAAACATGTTCTCAGCTATTTCACTCTTGGGAGAAAAAACGCCACTTGGGCACATGCAATGTGCTGGCCCTAGGGGTATCAAAATGGAGACCAAACTATGTATGCCAGatcaaactgaaccgaaccgcaCCGACGTCTTATCGGACAGCTTTCGGACTGGGGTATTACAACCCCAAATCTGAACCGAACAATACCGGAAACCGAAAGAATcacaaaccaaaccgaaacagACTCAAAATCCCCGACGGCCATTAACCCACATTCTAATGAATAGATtccaatttaccaaaaaaagaaaaacaaaaaaaggactTATCAACCAATACATATTAGCTTCGTAACTAATATCAGAATTGGGTAGGGTGAAATGGTCAAAAGAACCCAAGTATCGGTAGAGTATAGGGTAGGGTAAAAAGTATTGATACTTTGGGGCAAAACGATCCGATCAAGCCTGACACAATATTGATCGAGACCAATTTAGGTGTTGTCAATACCGATACCTAAGACCTAAGCTTCAACTGCTCAGGCAATGTATTTGTAATGCACGCTTTTCATATACCGAAACTTAGACAACAGTATACAAACAATCTTGACTAGGTTTGAAGTATCAGGTGATATTGCCGATACTGTACAAATGGTACCCGATACAAATACTTGGCTAATACCATATCGGTTAAGCAGGATTGACTAACATAATTaaacaaaccaacaaaaaaaaaaaaaaacacattttcatataaaaataaGGGACAAACTAGTCCGACACAGCCAATCGATGCCAATAACATATCAGTGTTGTACAGCTTTGGAAGTGATGAATACTCAATGATCAATTCCCGATCCGTTACGAATGCAGCATCGGCTACCAATTCCTTTCTAATGTGGGAAAACATAAGACAACTTATAAGATAAGACGTAAAACAGTTGACCCAAAAACCTAAATAGGTTccaaaataaattagaaatcaaataaaaaacatgaaaTCAACTCAAACCAACGCTTTTGAAAATGTATTCCTATTCTCGGTTCCATGTCCCGAACCAAACCGCAATCAGCTGACATCCTAATTTTTATATGATACCAAATCCTTCAACGGTTCAACCTATGGGTACTTGCCACTGACATCGACAGCTGATCGTGCTACTTATTCTTTCATTccggatttttatttttacaacTGAAGTGATCTCTCAATCTCACTGAGATTGTGCTGCTATTACTAGCAGAAGTATATTAACCTGCAGGCTACAGTTAACGATTGCATTTTCCATTCAAATTCAGAACTTCAGTGTTGCTGGGCCTACAAGATCTTGGTTTATACACCTATTTTCATGTGCTACAGAGAAAATGGTGCTCCAAGAGACATCAACCACCTGCTAACTCTGGAGTCCAGGCTCTAGAGTTCAGACGACGCTCACCGCTGGATTACATCTTTAGTTTTGGAATTCACATATCATCTCAAATCCATAGGTCTCCACCATCAGTGACACATCAAGCATTTCCAAGTATAGTATCAAATGCATCATCataaaaaggataaaagaaaaagcCTACAGGAAAATTATCAAATGAACATGCATGGTAACAATTTCTAGCATTCTATTTTGATATCTGACAAAATGCAGAAAGGACTGCTAATGTCCTTGCACCAAAATCTGAAATCAAGTTCTGGATTCCTCAGTCCAGTTTGGATCTTTTCTTTACATAAAGGTAAAAGAGTATTAGCACACCACCAAATATTTAACTAAGGAGTAACCTACCCAGTATCTAATTTCTTACTTCAGACGGTCTCAGAGACCTCCAAAACTACCACCTGTCTGGTGCAGCATGGCATCTATTTCGTCGCCATCCTCCATCTCAAGCTGCCATGCAAGGCATAACTAATATTAGGATCACAAATTGTTTTAAAGACTAGCAAGTGAAGGGTTTTTGCACAATTCAGGAAGATACTTGCTTTAGTCTGCAAAATACAGACCATGAAATGTGCATGCTACAAGCACGACAACCATGAAAaaactttatcttcttcttagATAATTGTTCATCTTATGTTTGACTCAAAAGAATAACTATTATTAGTTCATTCaccttatttttattatttaaaataactaaTATTTTGTTCTTATATGCAAATGATGGCTTGcacaatgtgtgtgtgtgtgtgtgtgtgtgtgtgagagagcgtgagtgagagagagagagagagagagagaacctcaTCAGGGGTTTGTTCGCCACGGAGTCGCCGACCATCAAACAAGAAGGCAATAGAATTTTGGTCTACAGACTGACGGTCACAGTAAGCAGTCATGAGCTTCCTTAATTGAGTGCTGCGTTTAATCCTGAAGAATACCTCATTTCCATCctacagtaaaaaaaaataacataacagtacaaaaatgaaaataagattACCAGAGGCAGGACACACTAGACTGGACCTCTTTGTGGTCCAGTCTTTAACTTTTTTGGAATCCACAGGTTACGAACTAATCTAGAACAATTCTTTGTGAAATACACAGGTAGTTAGGAAATTTACTATTACCAGGTTTCGCAGGGTGCTTCAAACTGATAAACTAGATGTTATGCAATTAATAACAAGCACAAATGTGATCCTTCATATTCAACTATGAACTTTTTTTCTGAGATGAAAAACACACGAGGGGGAAAAGATACAATTGGTCTAACCAccaagaggaaagagaaaagaaaatcatgcaTTGAATTTCAATAAATCTACATGCACTTCTTGATTGAATGCAAAACACATTTGAATATTTTCATTAAGCATCCCATTCACACAAGTCTTGAGTTCATATTGAAAATATTTAAACAGCAGCCAAAACCATGTATCTTCGAAATAGTTATACATTTGACACTTTAAAAAAACCACTCAAAATTCAAAGTGACAGACAATACATGTAATATTTGCTAAATAAAGAGCAgagtaataaaaaaaactaacaaaTAATTTGTCCCACAAAAATTAATTAAGCAAACTTTGGGTTGAAAAAAGTGAAGGATTACAAACTTGTGATTTCCGATCCCAAAACAAGCAACCCTGCAACAGTCACCACAAGGAGTACTTGCTTGGTAATAAGTGCTACCTTTAAATT
The nucleotide sequence above comes from Telopea speciosissima isolate NSW1024214 ecotype Mountain lineage chromosome 3, Tspe_v1, whole genome shotgun sequence. Encoded proteins:
- the LOC122654812 gene encoding small ubiquitin-related modifier 1, translated to MSGAQEEEKKPMDQGAHINLKVKGQDGNEVFFRIKRSTQLRKLMTAYCDRQSVDQNSIAFLFDGRRLRGEQTPDELEMEDGDEIDAMLHQTGGSFGGL